The Motilibacter peucedani region GGTCGGGCTCGTCCTCCCAGTCGTCGAGGGCGAGGCTGTAGCCCTGCTCCTTGAGGTTGCGGGCGCCGTCGAGCACCTCCTGGTCGGTGGGGATCGTCTCGAGCACCTCGAGGATCGCCTTGCCGGGCAGGAAGGGCACCGGCAGCTGGCCGACGACGAACGGGCGGGTGAGGTTGACGAAGGCGAGCCGGCGCCCGACCAGGCGCTCGAGGCCGAACTCCATGAACGTGTTGACGATGACCCGCGTGGTGGCCAGGTCGTCGGTGCGCTCCGCCGAGGTCGCGGTGGGGTGGCCGCGGAACAGCAGCTCGTAGCCCACGACGTCGAGAGCCCGGTCGTAGACGGGCTGTCGTCCCACGTGAACTGCCGGCATCGGTGGCGCTCCCCTCGGTCCACGCACCGGGCGCCCCGGGGGAGTGCCCCCGGACCCGTACGCTGCCTTCCTGATCGGGACGAACGGCCCGGTCCTTGAGCGGAGAGGGCCGACGTGGCACGCATCGGAGTCATGGGTGGCACGTTCGACCCCGTGCACCACGGCCACCTCGTCGCCGCCAGCGAGGTCGCCTCCCGCTTCGAGCTCGACGAGGTCGTCTTCGTGCCCACCGGCGAGCCGTGGCAGAAGCCCGAGCGCGCGGTGACGCCGGCCGAGCACCGCTACCTCATGACGGTGATCGCCACGGCGTCGAACCCCCGCTTCACGGTCAGCCGGGTCGACATCGACCGCGCCGGACCGACCTACACGATCGACACGCTGCGCGACCTGCGCACCCAGCGCGACCCCGGTGACGACTTCTACTTCATCACCGGCGCCGACGCCCTGGCGCAGATCCTGTCGTGGAAGGACGCCGACGAGCTGTTCGCGCTCGCCCACTTCGTCGGCGTGACGCGCCCGGGGCACCACCTCAGCGGCGACGGCCTGCCCGTCGGCCGGGTCAGCCTGCTCGAGGTGCCGGCCCTCGCGATCTCCTCGACCGACTGTCGCGCACGGGTACGCGGTGGTGACCCCGTGTGGTACCTCGTCCCCGACGGGGTGGTGCAGTACATCGCCAAGCACGCGCTCTACGCGGGAAGTGACATGCTGGAGGCCTGAGACGTCCCGAACGTGAGGAGCTCCGTGCCTGCCAGCCCCCGAGCCGTCGAGCTCATCCGCGCCGCCGCGGTCGCCGCTGCCGACAAGCTCGCCGACGAGCTGGTCGCCGTCGACGTCAGCGACCAGCTGGTCATCACCGACGCCTTCCTGCTCTGCTCCGGCACCAACGACCGCCAGGTCGCGGCGATCGTCGACGCCGTGCAGGAGGAGCTCCTGAAGCACGGTGCCAAGCCCGTGCGCCGCGAGGGCGAGCGCGAGGGCCGCTGGGTCCTGCTCGACTACCTCGACGTGATCGTCCACGTGCAGCACGCCGAGGAGCGCGTCTACTACGCGCTCGAGCGGCTCTGGCGCGACTGCCCGCTGATCGAGCTGCCCGAGGAGGCGCGGCAGGGCCGCTCCGGCGTCTCCGCCGGTTCGTGACCACCGTCCCGCGTCCCGGCGGCCGCCGGATCGTGCTCTGGCGCCACGGCCGCACCGAGTGGAACGCCGACGAGCGATTCCAGGGCCAGACCGACGTGCCGCTCGACGGCACCGGCCGCGAGCAGGCCCGCACGGCCGCGCGGCTGCTCACCGGCCTGCGACCGAGCGTGATCGTCTCCTCCGACCTCGTCCGCGCCCGTGACACCGCGGCCGCGCTCGCCGAGCTGACAGGGGTGCCGGTCGACACTGATCCCGGGCTGCGC contains the following coding sequences:
- the nadD gene encoding nicotinate-nucleotide adenylyltransferase; this translates as MARIGVMGGTFDPVHHGHLVAASEVASRFELDEVVFVPTGEPWQKPERAVTPAEHRYLMTVIATASNPRFTVSRVDIDRAGPTYTIDTLRDLRTQRDPGDDFYFITGADALAQILSWKDADELFALAHFVGVTRPGHHLSGDGLPVGRVSLLEVPALAISSTDCRARVRGGDPVWYLVPDGVVQYIAKHALYAGSDMLEA
- the rsfS gene encoding ribosome silencing factor; translation: MPASPRAVELIRAAAVAAADKLADELVAVDVSDQLVITDAFLLCSGTNDRQVAAIVDAVQEELLKHGAKPVRREGEREGRWVLLDYLDVIVHVQHAEERVYYALERLWRDCPLIELPEEARQGRSGVSAGS